From one Candidatus Zixiibacteriota bacterium genomic stretch:
- the lpdA gene encoding dihydrolipoyl dehydrogenase: MSEIKKETSLAIVGAGPGGYAAAFLAADLGMKVTLIDPRENPGGVCLHVGCIPSKALLHVANVLNEAKDAKNFGVSFNKPKINRLRIAEWKTDVVKKLTGGLGDLSQKRKIEYIRGTATFADRKTLDVEETAGDQYRLRFENAIVATGSKATEMGGMEFDGKRILSSTDALELNDIPRSMLIVGGGYIGLEMGTVYSALGTKVTVAEMTSGLLPGVDRDLVAVLKKQIQERFDEVLLNTKVSDMRVQKNGVMVTFEGKEVKKNKRLFNKVLVAVGRKPVSSGLGLENTKIKVDDKGFIEVDLQRRTTEKNIYAIGDVAGEPMLAHKASHEGRVAVEAIAGRATAFEPRAIPAVVFTDPEIAWCGLTATEAKQKKQKVEIVKFPWAASGRLATLDRESGLTKFVIDPETEQILGVGIVGLGAGELISEGALAIEMAAVVSDVRLTIHPHPTLSETVMETADLFFGESTHYYRPKRK, translated from the coding sequence ATGAGCGAAATAAAAAAAGAGACCAGTCTGGCGATAGTGGGAGCAGGGCCGGGCGGGTATGCGGCCGCCTTTCTGGCCGCCGACCTGGGGATGAAAGTGACGCTGATCGATCCAAGGGAAAATCCCGGCGGAGTATGCCTGCATGTCGGATGTATACCATCAAAGGCTCTCTTGCATGTCGCGAATGTATTGAACGAAGCGAAAGACGCAAAAAACTTCGGAGTGAGTTTCAACAAACCGAAGATCAACCGCCTCAGGATCGCCGAATGGAAAACAGACGTGGTAAAAAAACTTACCGGTGGACTGGGCGATCTCTCACAAAAAAGAAAAATCGAATATATCCGCGGGACAGCCACCTTTGCCGATAGAAAGACCCTCGATGTCGAGGAAACAGCGGGCGACCAATACCGGCTCAGATTCGAGAATGCGATTGTAGCCACAGGTTCGAAAGCGACTGAAATGGGCGGGATGGAGTTCGATGGCAAACGGATTCTGAGTTCTACCGACGCGCTCGAGTTAAACGATATCCCGCGTTCTATGCTGATAGTCGGCGGCGGGTATATCGGTCTCGAGATGGGTACCGTGTATTCTGCGCTGGGCACGAAAGTGACTGTGGCCGAGATGACATCCGGACTCCTGCCGGGTGTCGACCGCGACCTGGTAGCGGTATTGAAAAAACAGATCCAAGAACGGTTCGACGAGGTTCTTTTAAACACCAAAGTCAGCGATATGCGGGTACAGAAAAACGGCGTAATGGTCACTTTCGAGGGCAAGGAAGTAAAAAAGAATAAACGCCTCTTCAATAAAGTACTCGTGGCGGTCGGACGAAAACCTGTCTCAAGTGGTCTCGGTCTGGAAAACACCAAAATAAAAGTCGATGACAAAGGCTTCATTGAGGTCGATCTGCAGAGGCGAACCACCGAGAAGAATATCTACGCTATCGGGGATGTGGCCGGAGAACCGATGCTGGCTCATAAGGCCTCCCATGAAGGCCGGGTGGCGGTTGAAGCGATTGCCGGCCGCGCCACAGCTTTCGAACCGCGTGCGATTCCGGCGGTGGTCTTTACCGATCCGGAAATCGCCTGGTGCGGACTGACTGCGACCGAGGCTAAACAGAAAAAACAGAAAGTCGAAATCGTCAAATTCCCCTGGGCCGCTTCAGGACGATTGGCAACCCTGGACCGTGAATCCGGATTGACAAAGTTCGTAATCGATCCCGAAACCGAGCAGATCCTGGGTGTTGGTATCGTCGGTCTGGGGGCCGGCGAGCTGATTTCGGAGGGGGCGCTGGCTATCGAGATGGCCGCGGTGGTGTCCGATGTCAGATTAACGATTCATCCGCATCCGACTCTGTCCGAAACGGTTATGGAGACTGCCGATCTGTTTTTCGGGGAGAGCACGCATTATTATCGCCCAAAACGAAAATAA